CGTCCACGAGCGCGTCGCCGACCCGCAGGCCGGCGGCCTCGGCGGGCGAGTCGGGCAGCACGCTCGTCACCTCGACGCTGCCGGACGGGACGCGGCCGAGCCAGAGGCCGACGCCGGAGTACCGGCCGTCGAGCAGCCGCTGGAACTCCGCGAAGTCGGTGGTGTCGTAGTACGTGGCGTACCGGTCCTTGAGCGCGCCGAGCATGCCGCGGATGGCGGCCTCGTCGAGGTCCTCGCGGGTGACGTCGCGGTTGGCGTTGGCGAGGAGGCGTTCGGCGGCCTCGCCGACGAGCCCGCCCGCCCGCGCGTCCGACTCGGTGGTGCGCCCGACGCGGCCGGCGAGGAACCCGAACACGAACGCCGCGCACACCAGGAGCGCGCCGGACATGCCGAGGAGGACCCGGCGGCGGCGAGCGTGGGCGGACGTCACGTATGGAGGATACGGCCGTGACGCGGGGTGACCACCCGGTTGGCGGAGGCCGGCGGCCAGGACCGACGCGGCCGCAACCCGCGGTCGGGGTGCGTCTTGCGCTTTTTCGCGCACGGGGCGCAACCCGGAGCCTTTTCCATCCTGGCTCGCGCTGGGCCTGGATCGTGCTGGGCAGGAGCCCCTTCGGCGCTCGGCCACCACAAGAACGCCGGTCGACCCCGGACGAGCGGCGCCCGCGCACCCGCGCCGGCCCAACCCTGCGGCCCAGCAGCCGGTCTCACGCGTAGTGATCTTCAAAGAACGACTGAGGCCGGCGCCGACCACGCCGTCAGGATGGAAAGGCTCCCGGTTGCGCACCAGGCGGGGTGGGTCAGTAGTAGCGCATGGGGTCGACGGGCTCGCCGTTGACGCGCGTCTCGAAGTGCAGGTGCGGGCCTGTGGAGGCGCCGGTGGAGCCGACGTAGCCGATGACGGCGCCCCGCGAGACCTGCTGGCCGTTGCTGACGCCGACCCGCGACTGGTGCGCGTACGCCGTCGAGAGGCCGTTGCCGTGGTCGATGACGACGAGGTTGCCGTACGTCCCCATCGGCCCGGCGCTCACGACCCGCCCGGACAGCACGGCGACGATCGCCTGGCCGGTGGGCGCGCCGATGTCGATGCCGGCGTGGAGGCGGCGGTAGCCGTAGATGGGATGGGTGCGGTAGCCGTAGCCGCTGGTCACGGGTCCCGGCGTGGGCCAGAGCATGCCGCCCTTGCCGACCTGCCCGGTGCCGCGGGAGGCGGCGGCGCGGCGGATCAGCTCGGCGAGGCGGCGGGACTCGGCCTGGAGCCTCTCGTACGCCGCCCGGTCGGCCGCGCGCTCGCGGTCGGCGACGGCGAGCGCGGCGGCGCGGGCGGCGACCTGCGCGTCGATGGCGGCCTTCGCGGCACGGGCCTCGGCGGCGTACGACTCGATGCGGGCCAGCGACTCGCGGACGGCCTTGTCGCGGGCGACGAGCTCGGCACGGCGCTGGTCGAGCACGGCGGCCTGGGAGGCGAGCTCGGCGCGGGCGGCGGAGGCGGCGCGGACCCTGCCTGCGGCGTCGGAGAGGAGCACGTGGGAGTACGTCGCCCGCGACGCGAGGTCGGACATCGACGTCGACTCGAACAAGGCGTGCGTGAACCCCGCCGGGCCGATCATGTAGATCGCGCGGGACAGCTCGCCTGCCTGCTCCCTGGTGTCCTGGACCTTGGCCTCGCCGGCCTCGTACTCCCGCTCGGCGTGCGCCAGCTCGGCCTGCGCGAACTCCAGCCGCGTGCGGCTCGCCTCGGCGACCGCGCGGGCCGCGGACAGGCGGCCCTCGGCGGCGGCGAGTCGCTCCTGCGCGCGGGGGATCTCGATCTTGGCGCGGGCCAGCGCGGCGGCGGCCTGCTGGACGGCGGCGCTGGACTCGTGGAGGTCGTCGTGGACCTCGGCGAGCTGCTGCTCGACCTTGCGGCGTTCGGCCTCGGGGTCGTCGGCGTACGCCGGCGTGGCGAGCGGCAGCACGACGACGGCAACGGCCGCGAGCGCCGTACGCCATCGCTGTCCCACGCGGAAACCTCCACCCATCCGACGTCACACCTGTCACATGGGTACCACGATAGGGGTCAGACGCGCAGGTACTTCCGCAACGTCACGAACGACGCCAGACCGGACAGCACCATGCCGGTGAGCACGAGAACGGGCACGAGGATCTTGAACTGGCCCCACCCGACGAACGGCGTGAACTTGATGCTCTCGCGCAGCGTGCCGTTGACCATGAGGCTCTGGACG
This window of the Frankiaceae bacterium genome carries:
- a CDS encoding peptidoglycan DD-metalloendopeptidase family protein; amino-acid sequence: MGQRWRTALAAVAVVVLPLATPAYADDPEAERRKVEQQLAEVHDDLHESSAAVQQAAAALARAKIEIPRAQERLAAAEGRLSAARAVAEASRTRLEFAQAELAHAEREYEAGEAKVQDTREQAGELSRAIYMIGPAGFTHALFESTSMSDLASRATYSHVLLSDAAGRVRAASAARAELASQAAVLDQRRAELVARDKAVRESLARIESYAAEARAAKAAIDAQVAARAAALAVADRERAADRAAYERLQAESRRLAELIRRAAASRGTGQVGKGGMLWPTPGPVTSGYGYRTHPIYGYRRLHAGIDIGAPTGQAIVAVLSGRVVSAGPMGTYGNLVVIDHGNGLSTAYAHQSRVGVSNGQQVSRGAVIGYVGSTGASTGPHLHFETRVNGEPVDPMRYY